Genomic window (Streptomyces sp. TG1A-60):
CCGGCGTCGTAGAGGCGGCCGTCGGTGGAGCCGAGGGCGCCGAGTACCGCGTCGGCCAGCTGGTCGGGGGCGCTCAAACCGGCGAGCGGCACGAACCAGACCCGGCCGCGCGCGTGCGCGCGGTCCCGGGTGGCCGCTTCGAAGGAGAGTCGGGTCTTGCCCGCGCCACCGGGGCCGACGATGGTGACGAGCCTGCTGTGAACCAACTGCCCCCCGAGCCTCCTCAGTTCATCGTCACGACCGACGAAGCTGGTCAGTCTGGCCGGGAGGCGGCTCGCGGCGGCCTCGGCCCGCTCGACTGGCGTCTCCAACTCACCTCGCAGCAGGGCCAGATGGATATCCTGCAGCTCGGCCGATGGAACGACGCCGAGTTCGTCGTCGAGCCGCTCCCGTATCGCCTCGTACACCGCGAGGGCGTCGGACTGCCGTCCGGCCGCGGACAGCGCCCGCATCCGCAGCCCGGCGACCCGCTCGCTCAACGGCCTCTCGGAACCGGCTGCTTCGAGGTCGGCCAGCACCTCTCCGTACCGTCCGAGCCGCAGCTCGGCATCGCAGCGGTCCTCGGCCGCCGCGGTCCGCAGATCGTCGAACCGGGTCGCGACGGGCCCGGCGAACGGGGCGTCGAGGACATCAGCGAGCGCCGCGCCGCGCCACAGCCCGAGCGCCGTTCCGAGCAGCGAGGCCGCCTCGCCGGCCCGCCCGGCTGCAAGTTCCCGCCTGCCCCGAGCGGTCAGATCCTCGAAGCGGTGAACGTCCACGTCTTCGGGCCGCACCGAGAGCCGGTAGCCGCCGGAGGCGGACTCCACCGCCGCGGACCCGCGCAGCGCCCTGCGCAGCCGAGACACCAGCGCCTGCAGCGCGTTGACCGCGTCGGCGGGCGGATCCTCTCCCCACAGGCCGTCGACGAGCGAGGCGACGGACACCGTCCGGCCCTCTTCGAGGGCCAGCCTGGCGAGGAGCATCCGCAGCCGGACGCCACCCACCTCGACCGGCGTCACATCGTCGGCGTACACCTGAATCGGTCCAAGCAGTTCTATGCGCACCACGGCGGCCTCCCCCTCCCAACCGACCGGCCCCTACCGTGTCGATCAACCCTCCGACGCCGGGTCAGCATCGCCCACCTGACGCCCCTCGGTAAAGGGCCTTCGGCACCGGACGGCACCTCGGTGTGCGGTGCGTATGCGTCGGCGTCCCGCTGCTGGAGATCGATCCGCAGCCTGGCACCGGAACCGTTCGCACGGCGGACGCGAGCACGACCGACATCCCATGCTCGGCCGAGTGCACCTCGCCCCTGCTGGCCGTGCAGAAGCTGTGCCCCGAGGTCACCACGACGCTCGTCCCCGGCAAGGTCACTGCGACCTCGACCGTTGCGCAGGCAGGCATCGGGCTGCCTGGTGTGCCGCTCATCGAGGTGTCCGGGCTCACCGCGACATCCAGCAGCGAGTGCGGCAAGGGCACGGGCAGCACCACACTGCCCCTGAAGATCGCGGGAGTTCCGGTTACCGTGTCGGGTGATCCGAACACGGAGGTCCCGCTCGTCGGAAGTGGCCGGCTCATCGTGAACGAAGAACTGCCCTCGGCCAGCGCCGACGCCGGCCTCAAGGTCAACGGCATCCACCTCGTCCTTCCCACCGACGGCGGTGAGGTCATCCTGGCCTCAGCGGACAGCTCGATACACAACCGCGGTGACTGACGACTCCGCCCGCCGGGCTGTCCAGGATCTTTGCGAACGACGCGGCAGCGAACTGGAGTCACTCACCTGCGAAGTCGTACCCGGCGCTACGGGCGACGTGGTCGCCGCCACGACCGTGGTGCTCTTCCGCGGTCGCCGCTGCGTCTTCCGCCGCGGGATCTGGCCGCCGAGCCACCCCGCCGCCACCCGAGCCGCCATCTACGCGTCCGTCCTGGAAGAGCGTCTGATGACACGCGTGGTCCCACAGCTCGGCGACGACGCGTCGCCTGTACGCGGTGGAGCCGGCGAGCTTGCCGTTCTCAGGACAGCGCCGGCTCCCGGCCCGCCTTGTCCATCCGCACCAGCGGTACGTCGGTGCCGCCGCCGGAGAACTCCAGTCCGACGGTGGTCACCTTCGGGGCGACGGTGCCCTCACGGGTCCGCGCGAGGTCGGTGTTGATGTGCTTCCACTCACCGCCGACCCGGACCCGGACGGGACGCAGATACTTCCGCGCCTCCAACTCCCCCGCCGGTGTCACGAAGACCTCGCGGCGCTCACCGCGCAGCGAGGTGATCTCCACTCCGCCCGGTCTTCTCGGCCCGCGCCCGCGCTTCCTCCCCGGCGAGCGAAACCCCCTCCGGGCCGGCTGAACCGGGCTGTGTCTTCGGTGCGTTCGGTGCGCCGTGGGATTCGGTCGTCCCCCGTCAGACGCTGCCGCGGTGCCGGGCGGCAGCCCGACCGCGAGCATGGAACTCAAAGCGATCGCGATGGTTCCCCCGACGCCGCGCATACGCGCACGCGCCCTCATCTCCACTCCCCCGCATCGTGAGAATATGATGAAATTTCCATAGTCGGGCGGGAACTTTACTCACCAGTACATGCTCGGTCCAGCACAATTCGAGGTCGGCGGGGCCGTCAGCGGCTCTGCGGGGGATCTTCACAAGCCACGGCGGAACGGCATCGATACGCCCCGGCGACAAGCACTGCTCACACGATGAGCGGCAGGGAGGTCAGGCCGCGCGTCAAACGGGTGTGGCGCCAGGGGAGTTGCTCGGGAGGGACGGCCAGACGGGCGTCGGGGAAGCGTAAGAGGACCGATCGGAGGGCGAGTTCGGCTTCGGCTCGGGCCAAGGGGGCTCCCAGGCAGCGGTGGATGCCGTGGCCGAAGGCCAGGTGGCCGGCGGCGGCGCGGTCGAGGTCGAGGCGGTCGGGGGCGGGGAAGCGGGCGGGGTCGCGGTTGGCGGCGCCGGGGGCGATGAGGACCGGGACGCCCTCGGGGATCACGGTGCCGCCGAGGGTGAACGCTTCGGTGCTGTAGCGGAACGTGGCGATTCCGACGGGCGGGTCGAAGCGCAGCAACTCGTCCAGCGCGCTCCCGAGGCACTGTGGCTCGGCCCTCAACCTTGCGAGCGCCT
Coding sequences:
- a CDS encoding BTAD domain-containing putative transcriptional regulator, which encodes MVRIELLGPIQVYADDVTPVEVGGVRLRMLLARLALEEGRTVSVASLVDGLWGEDPPADAVNALQALVSRLRRALRGSAAVESASGGYRLSVRPEDVDVHRFEDLTARGRRELAAGRAGEAASLLGTALGLWRGAALADVLDAPFAGPVATRFDDLRTAAAEDRCDAELRLGRYGEVLADLEAAGSERPLSERVAGLRMRALSAAGRQSDALAVYEAIRERLDDELGVVPSAELQDIHLALLRGELETPVERAEAAASRLPARLTSFVGRDDELRRLGGQLVHSRLVTIVGPGGAGKTRLSFEAATRDRAHARGRVWFVPLAGLSAPDQLADAVLGALGSTDGRLYDAGQGQRATPVERMAGLFGSGDALLLLDNCEHLVEEAADLAAELLEQLPELRILATSREALAITGESLCHLGPLDVPMGSPEPAEAAQSPAVRLFVDRAVRVRPDFTLDDMNLDAVVEVCRRLDGMPLALELAAAKLRSMSVEQIARRLDDRFRLLASGSRTALPRQRTLLALVEWSWDLIDEPERILARRLSVFPGGATVSALEAVCADRSLPAADIPYLLDALVEKSLVDPVDEGAGRPRYRMLETVRAYAARQFADAESGDAVTKRYAAYFLALAEEYEPRLRTSEQLRAIEVFDAEHDNLVLALRSAVDARDGKLAARFAKAMFWYWGIGG
- a CDS encoding choice-of-anchor P family protein; this encodes MRCVCVGVPLLEIDPQPGTGTVRTADASTTDIPCSAECTSPLLAVQKLCPEVTTTLVPGKVTATSTVAQAGIGLPGVPLIEVSGLTATSSSECGKGTGSTTLPLKIAGVPVTVSGDPNTEVPLVGSGRLIVNEELPSASADAGLKVNGIHLVLPTDGGEVILASADSSIHNRGD